In one Paenibacillus sp. JQZ6Y-1 genomic region, the following are encoded:
- a CDS encoding FAD-dependent oxidoreductase → MKSRQSKRQHRRKQNTIRIWLLTLLVIVIIGVGGRVWYMHQQVSNAETSTTVDDGQNGDTITQGQDSNKATDASNPANDKGTAAQQSAPTVDENYDLVLIGSEIEGILMAKAAHDEGLNVLILDPRDEPGGQLLQGQMLVLDEPNNNKKVSLVQGEMKKLYNAYNSGEIRKESDFVTYYNGLIQGITLKSGITLGHIQQDEVNAMHSISSITYTQKDGTEHTVAARYFVENTDYAALSSKLDVTRIPGVESIFSDTDKPEYMAATYMLKFKNVDWLALHSATLLDYPLSNLEAKYGTNTYVDYDFGTGFNKITDKLKLADSQLKLRGINSTYQKHGDVIINALLIYDVDPSNPESVRNAIAKGKAAAPDVLTFLRENIPGYKHAELNGFPDYLYIRDYNRYQTDYVLTYNDVQNSKMFWDNVSVGGYPMDIQGTREVPTGKGYGKPDFYGIPMRSFELKDYDNVLVAGKNIGAEIQAYGSARITPTTALAAETMGIILGHEGKEKRLRELTQSDFEQIHEYLRKDYHISLE, encoded by the coding sequence TTGAAGAGTAGACAGAGTAAACGACAGCACAGACGCAAACAAAATACGATCCGCATATGGCTCCTCACCTTGCTTGTTATAGTGATCATTGGAGTGGGCGGACGCGTATGGTACATGCACCAGCAAGTATCCAATGCCGAAACGAGCACGACCGTCGATGATGGACAAAACGGCGATACAATCACTCAAGGGCAAGATTCAAACAAAGCAACCGACGCTTCCAATCCCGCCAATGATAAAGGGACAGCTGCTCAGCAATCCGCCCCAACAGTCGATGAGAACTACGATCTCGTTCTGATCGGCAGCGAGATTGAAGGGATTTTGATGGCGAAGGCGGCGCATGACGAAGGGCTCAATGTACTCATTCTTGACCCTCGTGATGAGCCGGGCGGGCAGCTGCTGCAAGGACAGATGCTTGTGCTCGATGAGCCGAACAACAACAAAAAAGTCAGCCTCGTTCAAGGCGAGATGAAAAAGCTCTACAACGCCTATAACAGCGGCGAGATCCGTAAAGAATCTGATTTTGTAACGTATTATAACGGTCTGATCCAAGGTATAACGCTCAAAAGTGGCATCACACTCGGACATATTCAGCAGGATGAAGTAAACGCTATGCACTCCATTTCCAGCATCACTTATACGCAAAAGGATGGGACAGAGCATACGGTAGCCGCACGTTATTTTGTGGAAAATACCGACTATGCCGCCCTCAGCTCTAAGCTGGATGTGACACGCATTCCGGGCGTAGAATCCATTTTCAGTGATACCGACAAGCCAGAGTATATGGCGGCAACGTATATGCTCAAATTTAAAAACGTCGACTGGCTCGCTCTCCACAGCGCGACGCTGCTGGATTATCCACTCAGTAATCTAGAAGCCAAATACGGAACCAATACGTATGTGGATTACGATTTTGGTACCGGATTTAACAAGATAACAGATAAGCTCAAGCTGGCGGATTCACAACTCAAGCTACGCGGCATCAATTCAACATACCAGAAGCATGGCGATGTGATCATTAATGCACTGCTGATCTATGATGTGGACCCTTCCAATCCAGAATCGGTCCGCAACGCGATTGCGAAAGGCAAGGCTGCCGCACCTGATGTACTGACATTTTTGCGTGAAAATATTCCCGGCTACAAACATGCCGAGCTGAATGGGTTTCCCGATTATCTGTATATCCGCGACTACAATCGGTATCAAACGGATTATGTGCTAACGTACAACGATGTACAAAACAGCAAGATGTTCTGGGACAACGTCAGTGTAGGCGGCTATCCGATGGACATTCAGGGCACACGTGAGGTGCCAACAGGCAAAGGATACGGCAAACCGGACTTTTATGGTATTCCGATGCGTTCCTTTGAATTAAAGGATTACGATAATGTGCTGGTCGCTGGTAAAAATATCGGTGCAGAGATTCAAGCATATGGCAGTGCGCGCATCACACCGACAACTGCGCTGGCAGCTGAGACGATGGGGATTATTCTCGGACATGAAGGCAAAGAAAAGCGTCTGCGTGAGCTGACACAGTCCGATTTTGAACAGATTCACGAGTACTTGCGTAAGGATTACCATATCTCACTGGAATAG
- a CDS encoding HD-GYP domain-containing protein gives MRVHVTDLKPGDMLLSDTFNSFGIHIMQKGHTLLSNDISKLLQHGVDYVEIENTVDPLPTEPAHTLETAKVHFDTALSGFENLFLSAASRGEFDGSQVDEMLEPLMNELHTQKDVVSVLFVLNDTNNYTYTHSLQVGMLSYYLATWMGYTEREAYVVGRAGYLHDVGKSKVPPEILNKPGRLTSQEFEIMKQHTTFGHDLIMESTGDEISAIVALQHHERTDGKGYPHGLKLEDIHPYSRIVSVADIYSAMTTNRVYQSKQELLKVLKELHRMSFGQLYPDAAQTFIRNMLPNMIGKKVRLNSGETGKIVMTNPSDYFRPLIETDKGFKDLSMQSNLEIEDIFL, from the coding sequence TTGAGAGTGCATGTGACAGATTTAAAGCCGGGAGATATGCTATTAAGTGATACATTCAACTCATTCGGCATTCACATTATGCAAAAGGGCCATACTCTTCTTTCCAATGATATCAGCAAGCTATTACAGCACGGTGTTGATTACGTGGAGATTGAGAACACGGTTGATCCATTGCCAACCGAACCTGCACACACGCTCGAAACAGCGAAGGTGCATTTTGATACAGCCTTATCAGGCTTTGAGAATCTGTTTCTGAGTGCGGCATCGCGTGGCGAGTTTGACGGCAGTCAGGTGGACGAGATGCTAGAGCCGTTGATGAACGAACTGCATACACAGAAGGATGTTGTCTCTGTACTGTTTGTGCTGAATGATACGAACAATTACACGTATACCCATTCGTTGCAGGTAGGCATGCTCTCCTACTATCTCGCAACATGGATGGGCTATACGGAACGCGAAGCGTATGTGGTTGGACGCGCCGGTTATCTGCATGATGTCGGCAAATCGAAGGTTCCGCCTGAGATTCTAAACAAGCCCGGCAGATTGACCTCTCAAGAATTCGAGATCATGAAGCAGCATACCACCTTCGGGCATGATCTGATCATGGAGTCTACAGGAGATGAGATCAGTGCGATCGTCGCACTCCAGCATCATGAACGAACCGATGGCAAAGGATACCCGCATGGTCTCAAGCTGGAGGATATTCATCCGTATTCTCGAATCGTTTCGGTAGCAGATATTTACAGTGCGATGACCACGAATCGTGTCTATCAGTCCAAGCAAGAGCTGCTCAAGGTGTTAAAAGAATTGCATCGCATGAGCTTTGGTCAGCTGTACCCGGATGCGGCTCAAACCTTCATCCGCAACATGCTGCCGAATATGATTGGCAAAAAGGTACGTCTCAATTCAGGCGAAACGGGCAAAATCGTGATGACCAATCCGTCGGACTATTTCCGTCCACTGATCGAAACGGATAAAGGCTTCAAAGACTTGTCCATGCAATCGAATCTGGAAATTGAAGACATTTTCCTCTAA
- a CDS encoding molybdenum cofactor biosynthesis protein: protein MQYTIKLFAGLAERIGQSEVQINIEPPTVPDGTALPVTVALLKETLSSLYPDAENSIRHAFAAVNQEYASVDNTIKENDELALIPPVSGGSGSDNDAHTPDGLYVITGNKLSAEDVIAKVGDNNHGATIAFIGTTREMTGEMQTIHLEYEAYVPMALTQLQKIGSEIASRWPGTRCAISHRTGTVGIAETSVIIAVSSSHRNDAYEASRFAIERLKETVPIWKKEIWADGSEWKGAQTGPWNPVEPKS, encoded by the coding sequence ATGCAGTATACCATTAAATTATTCGCCGGGCTTGCCGAACGAATCGGGCAGTCCGAGGTACAAATAAATATAGAGCCGCCTACCGTGCCAGATGGCACGGCACTACCTGTTACGGTTGCTCTTCTAAAGGAAACACTCTCTTCCTTATACCCCGATGCGGAAAATTCCATTCGCCATGCCTTTGCAGCTGTTAATCAGGAGTATGCTTCGGTCGATAATACTATTAAGGAAAATGACGAACTGGCACTCATCCCACCGGTATCCGGTGGATCAGGCTCTGATAACGATGCGCACACTCCAGATGGCCTGTATGTCATTACCGGAAACAAGCTGTCTGCGGAGGACGTCATCGCCAAAGTCGGCGATAACAATCATGGTGCAACGATCGCTTTTATCGGCACCACACGTGAGATGACTGGCGAGATGCAGACGATTCATTTGGAATATGAAGCTTATGTACCGATGGCATTAACCCAACTACAAAAGATTGGTAGCGAAATCGCCAGTCGCTGGCCCGGCACCCGCTGCGCGATCAGTCATCGCACCGGCACAGTCGGCATCGCTGAAACAAGCGTTATTATTGCAGTTTCTTCTTCTCACCGTAATGATGCGTACGAGGCGAGTCGCTTTGCTATTGAACGTCTGAAAGAAACCGTACCTATCTGGAAAAAGGAAATCTGGGCGGATGGCTCGGAATGGAAAGGTGCACAAACGGGGCCTTGGAATCCGGTAGAGCCAAAGTCCTGA
- a CDS encoding bifunctional metallophosphatase/5'-nucleotidase — MNTSQQRDNDIITILHTNDLHSHFENMGILAAIADDYRQRYGNEHVLLLDIGDHMDRMAIETEGSSGGANVDILNMTGYDAITIGNNEGLTYTPEILNQTYAGIVSPVICSNVQEHETGIPPVWMEPYRIMEKGGWTIGLIGATAPYGDFYDILGWDVGEPLASLQPLVQQLRGQVDLLVLMSHLGLSTDQKLAEQLPELDVILGGHSHHVLERPLQIGTTVVGAAGKFGHYMGYMSWQKDTGGGRPRLLHSGLVPTSPEMKRNAEIEAAIVLHRERAEERMGHAIAMLEEPLEIDYEQESPLGNLLAQAVRRYTGAELSIVNSGQLLGPLPAGEISEALLHRLCPSPINPCLTLIKGSSIRQALEQSLLGEFTHKPIMGFGFRGKVLGNLCVDGMTITCDLSRPPYERITDIKVGEDVLDNEREYSVGSLDMFTFRIGYESLSESAGVTYMLSEFIRDLLRSELQTPGAVSSCAGSRWFML; from the coding sequence ATGAACACATCACAACAACGAGATAACGATATCATTACCATTTTGCACACGAATGATCTGCACAGTCATTTTGAAAATATGGGTATCCTAGCTGCGATTGCAGATGATTACCGACAACGCTACGGCAATGAGCATGTGCTGCTGCTTGATATTGGCGATCATATGGATCGGATGGCTATCGAAACGGAAGGTTCCAGCGGTGGTGCCAATGTCGATATTCTCAATATGACCGGTTACGATGCGATTACAATCGGCAATAATGAAGGATTGACATATACGCCGGAGATTCTGAATCAAACGTATGCCGGTATAGTCAGCCCAGTTATATGCAGTAATGTGCAAGAGCATGAAACGGGTATTCCGCCTGTATGGATGGAGCCGTACCGGATTATGGAAAAGGGTGGCTGGACGATTGGACTGATTGGAGCCACTGCACCATATGGCGACTTTTACGACATTCTCGGCTGGGATGTAGGCGAGCCGCTGGCAAGCCTGCAACCACTCGTTCAGCAGCTGCGTGGACAGGTTGATCTGCTCGTCTTGATGTCGCATCTCGGATTGTCGACGGATCAGAAATTGGCAGAGCAATTGCCGGAGCTGGATGTTATTCTGGGAGGGCATAGTCATCATGTACTGGAACGTCCCTTGCAGATCGGTACAACGGTTGTTGGCGCTGCTGGCAAGTTTGGACATTATATGGGGTATATGAGCTGGCAAAAGGATACTGGCGGTGGTCGTCCGCGTCTGCTGCATAGCGGATTGGTACCGACTTCGCCAGAAATGAAGCGTAATGCCGAGATTGAAGCAGCGATTGTCCTGCATCGGGAGCGAGCGGAAGAACGTATGGGTCATGCCATTGCCATGCTGGAAGAGCCGCTAGAGATTGACTACGAACAGGAATCTCCGCTAGGGAATCTGCTGGCACAGGCGGTACGGCGATATACCGGAGCTGAGCTATCCATTGTGAACAGTGGACAATTGCTCGGTCCATTGCCTGCTGGCGAGATTAGTGAAGCGCTACTGCATCGTCTTTGTCCGTCTCCGATCAATCCGTGTCTAACGCTGATCAAGGGCAGTAGTATTCGGCAGGCGCTGGAACAATCATTGCTGGGTGAGTTTACACATAAGCCGATTATGGGCTTTGGCTTCCGTGGCAAAGTGCTAGGCAATCTGTGTGTAGATGGCATGACGATTACATGTGATCTGTCGCGTCCACCATATGAGCGTATAACGGATATTAAGGTAGGCGAGGACGTGCTGGATAACGAGCGCGAATACAGCGTAGGCTCGCTCGATATGTTTACATTCCGCATTGGGTATGAATCGCTTAGTGAGAGTGCGGGTGTCACCTATATGTTGTCCGAATTTATTCGCGATCTTCTGCGCAGTGAATTGCAAACGCCGGGCGCTGTGTCTAGCTGTGCCGGATCACGCTGGTTTATGTTATGA
- the yfkAB gene encoding radical SAM/CxCxxxxC motif protein YfkAB: protein MTVIHRSEWPLKELSPSYDPWDPLQSLRQYGKHTLTSVEMTVTNLCNMRCEHCAVGDSLVLREPDMIPLPLMLKRLDEVEHLQTISITGGEPSFRKKTVDEVIVPLLRYARERGIRSQINSNLTLDIGRYEQLLPYLDVMHISFNYTSPDDFHEVGFANSGHPVPREAAVRMYDKMIDNTRRLSDAGMFISAESMINYRTHRKLPEIHNLIREMGCKRHEVHPMYAADFAAKLPVLSLDDFRAAIHDLLDHRDQDMWMLFGTLPFFSCNPNKEDRDIVSRLRSERNVTVRNDPDGRNRVNVNMFTGDVFVTDFAAIPAFGNIANRKLDDIFGEWSNNHPLNQQVNCHCDLAACCGPNLLVADMYYKDIDFKSRKAIL, encoded by the coding sequence ATGACAGTTATACACAGAAGTGAGTGGCCGCTGAAGGAATTATCCCCGAGTTACGATCCGTGGGACCCGCTGCAATCACTTCGCCAGTACGGCAAACATACGCTGACAAGCGTGGAGATGACAGTGACCAATCTGTGCAATATGCGCTGTGAGCATTGTGCAGTTGGTGATTCGCTCGTATTGCGCGAACCGGACATGATCCCGCTGCCGCTGATGCTCAAACGTCTAGACGAGGTCGAGCATTTGCAGACAATCAGCATTACCGGCGGTGAGCCGTCGTTTCGTAAAAAAACAGTGGATGAGGTGATCGTTCCGCTACTGCGTTATGCGCGTGAGCGCGGAATCCGCTCCCAGATCAACTCCAACCTGACGCTGGACATTGGCCGATACGAGCAACTGCTTCCGTATCTGGACGTTATGCATATTTCGTTTAACTATACATCGCCCGATGATTTCCATGAGGTGGGCTTTGCGAATAGCGGTCATCCCGTTCCGCGTGAAGCTGCTGTCCGCATGTATGACAAGATGATCGACAATACGCGTCGTTTGAGCGATGCAGGCATGTTTATTTCTGCTGAATCGATGATCAATTACCGTACCCATCGCAAGCTGCCAGAAATTCATAATCTGATCCGTGAAATGGGCTGCAAACGCCATGAAGTGCATCCGATGTATGCGGCTGACTTTGCCGCTAAGCTGCCGGTGCTGTCGCTGGACGATTTCCGTGCTGCGATTCACGATCTGCTGGATCATCGGGATCAGGATATGTGGATGCTGTTCGGTACGCTGCCGTTTTTCAGCTGCAATCCGAACAAGGAAGATCGCGATATTGTGAGCCGACTTCGCAGTGAACGAAATGTAACGGTACGTAACGATCCAGATGGACGTAATCGAGTAAACGTAAACATGTTTACCGGAGATGTGTTTGTGACCGATTTTGCAGCGATTCCGGCATTCGGCAATATTGCCAACCGCAAACTGGACGATATTTTTGGCGAATGGAGCAACAATCATCCGCTCAATCAGCAGGTGAACTGCCATTGTGATCTAGCTGCGTGCTGTGGCCCGAATCTGCTGGTTGCAGACATGTACTATAAAGACATAGATTTCAAATCACGCAAAGCGATACTGTAA
- a CDS encoding hemolysin family protein yields the protein MEHEFEIGNLILNLALVFVLVFLNGFFVAAEFSLVKVRHSRLTELKSEGNRLAGYALKVNSKLDAYLSATQFGITLASLGLGWVGEPAISELLVEPLMYKLGFTDGTLITTISVVIGFAVITFLHIVLGELAPKSLAIQRTDGVSLALSAPLLFFYRVFFPFIWLLNAAANAVLRLVGIEPASEAEGAHSEEEIRILMNQSAKSGVMDEGEIELVNNIFEFSDLLAREVMLPRTDMNCLYTNLSKDENLAIIQETKHSRYPVAVEDKDRIIGFVHITDVLLSPVNQPYDLAALARPILNVPESMEISHVLQLMQKNHAQMTLVVDEYGGTAGLLTAEEILEEIVGELYDEFEDERPDVERIGDVISVDGRMLIEDVNELAGVEIDDDEVDSIGGWMFKELEGVPENGKTVEVDGVVFEVAESERLRIMRVHVHPLPEPEDEEEENDKRDERSNDD from the coding sequence TTGGAGCATGAGTTTGAGATCGGCAATTTAATACTCAATTTGGCTCTTGTATTTGTACTTGTATTTTTAAACGGATTTTTTGTGGCTGCGGAATTTTCTCTGGTTAAAGTGAGGCATTCGCGGCTGACAGAATTAAAAAGTGAAGGGAATCGTCTAGCTGGTTATGCACTCAAGGTGAACAGCAAGCTGGATGCGTATTTGTCAGCTACCCAGTTCGGGATTACGCTCGCTTCGCTTGGTCTTGGTTGGGTCGGTGAACCGGCGATATCTGAGCTGCTGGTCGAGCCTTTGATGTACAAGCTAGGCTTTACAGATGGTACGTTGATTACAACCATTTCGGTCGTGATTGGGTTTGCAGTCATTACATTTTTGCATATCGTGCTGGGGGAATTGGCTCCCAAATCGCTCGCGATTCAGCGGACAGATGGCGTGTCGCTGGCATTGTCTGCACCGCTGCTGTTCTTTTACCGTGTGTTCTTTCCGTTCATCTGGCTGCTGAATGCGGCGGCAAATGCAGTGCTGCGTCTGGTAGGCATCGAGCCTGCTAGTGAAGCAGAAGGTGCGCACTCAGAGGAAGAGATTCGCATTCTGATGAATCAAAGTGCGAAGAGCGGTGTGATGGACGAAGGCGAGATTGAGCTAGTGAACAATATTTTTGAATTTTCCGATCTGCTTGCCCGTGAGGTGATGCTGCCGCGTACCGATATGAATTGCCTGTATACGAATCTGTCCAAAGACGAGAATCTGGCGATTATTCAGGAGACGAAGCATTCGCGTTATCCAGTAGCGGTGGAGGACAAGGATCGAATTATCGGCTTTGTACATATTACCGATGTACTGTTGTCGCCGGTGAATCAGCCGTACGATCTGGCTGCACTGGCACGTCCTATTCTCAATGTGCCGGAGTCGATGGAGATCAGTCATGTGCTGCAATTGATGCAGAAAAATCATGCTCAGATGACGCTGGTTGTCGATGAATACGGCGGAACTGCTGGTTTGTTGACGGCTGAGGAGATTCTGGAGGAGATCGTCGGCGAGCTGTACGATGAGTTTGAGGATGAGCGACCAGATGTGGAACGAATTGGTGATGTCATTTCGGTAGACGGTCGTATGCTGATCGAGGATGTTAATGAACTTGCTGGTGTGGAAATTGATGATGATGAAGTTGATTCCATCGGCGGTTGGATGTTCAAGGAGCTAGAGGGCGTACCGGAAAATGGCAAAACTGTCGAGGTGGATGGTGTTGTATTCGAGGTTGCCGAATCTGAGCGTCTGCGTATTATGCGTGTGCATGTACATCCATTACCGGAACCCGAGGATGAGGAAGAAGAGAATGACAAACGTGACGAGCGTTCAAATGACGACTAA
- a CDS encoding HAD family hydrolase: MSDFPVLRKPQAMMFDMDGTLFETETVLLPAYYATFEQLRKEGLYEGGTPPEEIILSSLGMLLEDIWARVMPGAGERTIARANELLEQLQIDRMKAGDSRLYPQVEETLRELHRRGVKLFIASNGLEGYVKGIVDVHGLGDILDGVYSAGEYQTASKVDLVKLLLEQHQIDRAWMVGDRSSDVEAGIQNHQTVIGCRYADFGDHHELDGSDVIITSFEQLLDVFNKAE; this comes from the coding sequence ATGAGCGATTTCCCCGTATTACGCAAGCCGCAAGCGATGATGTTTGATATGGATGGCACGTTATTTGAAACGGAAACGGTACTTCTTCCTGCCTATTATGCTACTTTTGAACAATTGCGCAAGGAAGGGCTGTATGAAGGTGGGACACCGCCGGAAGAGATTATTCTTAGCTCGCTAGGCATGCTGCTAGAGGATATTTGGGCGCGTGTGATGCCGGGTGCAGGGGAGCGTACGATTGCGCGTGCCAATGAGCTGCTGGAGCAGTTGCAAATTGATCGTATGAAGGCGGGCGATTCCCGTTTATATCCACAGGTGGAAGAGACGCTACGGGAGCTGCATCGTCGTGGAGTAAAGCTATTTATCGCTAGTAATGGACTGGAAGGTTATGTGAAAGGCATTGTGGATGTACATGGTTTAGGCGATATTCTGGATGGCGTATATAGTGCAGGCGAGTATCAGACGGCAAGCAAGGTTGATCTGGTGAAGCTGCTGCTGGAACAGCATCAGATTGACCGTGCATGGATGGTGGGAGACCGCTCGTCCGATGTAGAGGCGGGAATTCAGAATCATCAGACAGTGATTGGATGCCGCTATGCGGATTTTGGTGATCATCATGAGCTGGATGGTTCGGACGTGATTATTACGTCGTTTGAACAACTGCTGGATGTGTTTAATAAAGCGGAGTAG
- a CDS encoding YlbF family regulator, producing the protein MTNIYDKANELSQSIRDSKEVADITAAMQLIESDPESKRMLDDFRARQIEVQQRMMSGDMPNPEEMEQMEKLFEVLNLNLNIRRLFDAEQRLSTIIEDINKIITDSLSHLYGGSAQ; encoded by the coding sequence ATGACAAACATTTACGACAAGGCCAACGAACTGTCTCAATCGATTCGCGATAGCAAAGAAGTGGCTGATATTACCGCAGCGATGCAGCTGATCGAAAGTGATCCAGAAAGCAAACGCATGCTGGATGATTTCCGCGCACGTCAGATCGAAGTACAACAGCGCATGATGTCCGGCGATATGCCAAACCCGGAAGAAATGGAACAAATGGAAAAGCTGTTCGAGGTACTGAACTTGAACCTCAACATCCGTCGTCTGTTCGATGCTGAGCAGCGTCTGAGCACCATCATCGAGGATATTAACAAAATCATCACAGACAGTCTGAGCCACCTGTATGGCGGTTCCGCTCAATAA
- a CDS encoding DRTGG domain-containing protein, translating into MQEHDDSITKHEQLLQHIEKLKVGSKISVRKLARQMGVSEGTAYRAVKEAENMGIVVTRERIGTVRIEKRPRGVSDQLTFADVADIVEGKVLGGSSGLDKTLVKYAIGAMKLDAMMRYVEAGSLLIVGNREDAHHLALEHGAAVLITGGFSTSPEVKSLADTRGLPIILSRHDTFTVASMINRALFDRMIKKKIMLVEDIIAGRPKPGVLKASSTADDFHETAEKTGYQRLAVVDEWNRIIGIVGRKEIQQLPPDQPIEKVLVRRPITATLQTSLASAAQTMMWESIDFLPIVDRNRKLIGTVTRREVLQAMRDAQHEPNAGNMETFDYLIWNGFAEERDEEGGVMFHGFITPQMATELGNISEGILISVMIQAAIRTARLFTGHDYVLDNMSTYFLRPVQIEDAIMIRPTVLEASRRTYKVEIEILYENAPVSKSMLTLQSIDHG; encoded by the coding sequence TTGCAGGAACATGATGATTCGATTACAAAGCATGAGCAGCTTTTGCAGCATATTGAAAAGCTCAAGGTCGGCTCCAAAATCTCAGTGCGTAAGTTGGCGCGGCAGATGGGTGTGAGTGAAGGAACTGCTTATCGCGCGGTTAAGGAAGCGGAGAATATGGGTATCGTTGTGACACGCGAGCGGATCGGAACGGTACGAATTGAGAAGCGTCCGCGCGGTGTATCGGATCAACTGACATTTGCCGACGTAGCGGACATTGTAGAGGGTAAGGTGCTAGGGGGCAGTAGCGGTCTGGATAAGACGCTTGTCAAATACGCGATTGGTGCGATGAAACTGGATGCGATGATGCGTTATGTGGAAGCTGGCAGCCTGCTAATTGTCGGTAACCGTGAGGACGCCCACCATCTGGCATTGGAGCATGGCGCTGCTGTATTGATTACCGGTGGTTTCAGTACTAGCCCAGAAGTTAAATCGCTTGCCGATACGCGCGGGCTACCGATTATTTTGTCACGCCATGATACCTTTACCGTTGCTTCGATGATCAACCGTGCCTTGTTCGACCGGATGATCAAAAAGAAAATTATGCTCGTTGAGGATATTATCGCTGGTCGACCGAAGCCGGGCGTGTTGAAGGCATCCAGCACAGCGGATGATTTTCATGAAACCGCGGAAAAGACCGGGTATCAGCGTCTTGCTGTCGTTGACGAATGGAATCGGATTATCGGCATCGTCGGACGCAAGGAAATTCAGCAGCTACCACCGGATCAACCGATTGAAAAGGTGCTAGTGCGTCGCCCGATTACGGCTACTTTGCAAACCTCACTCGCTTCTGCTGCGCAGACGATGATGTGGGAAAGCATCGATTTTCTGCCGATTGTGGATCGCAACCGTAAGCTGATCGGAACAGTAACGCGGCGCGAGGTGCTGCAAGCAATGCGTGATGCCCAGCATGAACCGAATGCGGGCAATATGGAAACATTCGATTACCTGATCTGGAACGGATTCGCTGAGGAGCGAGATGAAGAGGGCGGTGTGATGTTCCACGGTTTCATCACGCCGCAGATGGCGACTGAGCTAGGTAATATTTCGGAAGGCATCCTAATCTCAGTTATGATTCAGGCAGCGATCCGCACTGCACGATTGTTTACAGGGCATGATTATGTATTAGATAATATGTCGACGTACTTCCTGCGCCCCGTTCAGATCGAGGACGCCATTATGATTCGTCCCACTGTGCTGGAAGCAAGCCGCCGTACGTATAAAGTGGAGATCGAAATTCTCTACGAAAATGCACCGGTATCCAAATCAATGCTCACCCTACAATCCATTGATCATGGCTAA